The Fusarium falciforme chromosome 7, complete sequence genome window below encodes:
- a CDS encoding Semialdhyde-dh domain-containing protein: MVDQISRKKCGVLGGTGSVGQRFILLLEQHPYLKLQAIGASSRSVGKKYRDAVRWKQASPLSPEAAEILVTKCEPRQFSDCDIIFSGLDSDVAGDIEMDFLKAEFPVFSNAKNHRSNPLVPLVVPTVNLSHLDLIPHQQSAFDQSKGFIVCNSNCAVIGLVGPLSVLQKAFGPISTVSIVTMQAISGAGYPGVPSIDVIDNIIPYIEGEEDKLQSEARKILGTMNADKTGFIERDLIVSASCNRVPVIDGHMACVSLSFSKHPPPSVAEVKEALRSSVSDAEKLGCWSAPKPPFQIFEDQDRPQPRLDRNLQGGYTVSIGRIRADDAGIFDLKFVALSHNTVLGAAGSSILNAEAAILKGFI, encoded by the exons ATGGTGGATCAAATCTCTAGAAAGAAATGTG GTGTTCTCGGTGGAACAGGCTCCGTTGGCCAACGAtttatccttcttcttgagcagcACCCTTACTTGAAGCTTCAAGCCATAGGTGCCTCGTCCCGTTCCGTCGGCAAGAAGTATCGGGATGCGGTTCGGTGGAAGCAGGCCTCTCCGCTGTCTCCTGAAGCAGCGGAAATACTAGTAACCAAGTGTGAGCCCCGTCAGTTCAGCGATTGCGACATTATCTTCAGTGGCCTGGACTCTGATGTGGCTGGTGATATTG AAATGGATTTCCTCAAGGCCGAATTTCCCGTGTTCTCAAATGCCAAGAACCACCGCAGCAACCCTCTTGTACCTCTAGTTGTTCCAACAGTCAACCTTTCACATCTGGACCTGATCCCCCATCAACAATCCGCATTCGACCAGTCCAAGGGCTTCATCGTCTGCAACTCAAATTGTGCCGTCATAGGTCTTGTCGGCCCACTGTCAGTCCTCCAAAAGGCGTTTGGCCCAATTTCTACCGTCTCAATTGTCACGATGCAGGCCATCTCAGGGGCGGGCTATCCTGGTGTACCATCTATCGATGTCATTGACAACATCATCCCGTATATCGAAGGGGAAGAGGACAAGCTGCAATCCGAGGCAAGGAAAATTCTCGGAACCATGAATGCTGACAAGACGGGCTTCATTGAGCGGGACTTGATCGTCTCGGCAAGCTGCAATCGAGTTCCAGTGATAGACGGCCACATGGCATGCGTGAGCCTTAGCTTCAGCAAACACCCACCGCCCAGCGTTGCCGAGGTCAAAGAAGCATTGAGATCTTCAGTCTCGGATGCAGAGAAGTTGGGATGTTGGTCTGCTCCGAAGCCGCCTTTCCAGATCTTTGAGGATCAGGACCGGCCACAGCCACGACTGGATCGCAATCTACAGGGAGGATACACTGTTAGCATCGGAAGAATCCGTGCCGATGATGCTGGCATATTTGATCTTAAATTTGTGGCTCTTAGCCATAACA CTGTTCTGGGTGCTGCCGGGTCGTCCATTCTGAATGCCGAAGCGGCCATTCTGAAAGGCTTTATCTAG
- a CDS encoding Zn(2)-C6 fungal-type domain-containing protein has protein sequence MVNVPGRSRGCATCRKRRVKCDESLPQCLACVRMGLPCPGARTGTFFVHAVPRSSSSHEECSSTPRLPGPQPSRAGAFDPLFVSHFVESFFGTMKPPPTPGTPPKIWLHELPVFLASLEPSSAKPAIRAASMISYGTLAGDMSIKTAARKWYAEALHHLQCLLTKGNVSVDESIICAVVMLIHFETWAGTSQKAWLRHLKGAAMLLQVAGPESCRDGFMHQIFSHLRFQMASIPHCNYIREANRYQFVAAMTENEVPVFASQDWMTIPFQVYPKLIFDQLIDVLFNLLKCLSVADQLIKSDSGGDLRSTLDALIRDSMLQASQWWSGCIENNPFGQISPKQGCGPGEGQLLLTHTSVPAAALCSLYETANLVTFRLLHLVSPLASSQDDLCARQHAQSILSASHFIDEMSGPAPDRGSIMITLQLKVVSLWSPSSEQRNMALDLLQREKHQGGGLSDISAVSHEYFADVAAYILQHYPSD, from the exons ATGGTCAACGTCCCCGGCAGAAGCAGAGGCTGCGCAACATGTCGAAAGCGCAGGGTCAAG TGCGACGAGTCCCTGCCACAATGCCTCGCTTGCGTCCGCATGGGGTTGCCGTGTCCGGGCGCGCGTACCGGGACATTCTTTGTACACGCTGTGCCAAGGTCTTCATCGAGCCATGAAGAGTGTAGTTCAACACCGCGGCTCCCGGGCCCTCAACCATCGCGAGCCGGTGCTTTTGACCCGCTGTTTGTCTCACATTTTGTCGAGTCCTTCTTCGGCACCATGAAACCACCTCCGACTCCAGGAACACCGCCAAAGATATGGCTGCACGAGCTTCCCGTCTTCCTAGCCTCTTTAGAGCCATCGTCGGCCAAGCCTGCCATTCGTGCAGCATCGATGATCAGCTATGGCACTCTCGCAGGGGATATGTCCATCAAGACGGCCGCTCGAAAGTGGTATGCAGAAGCACTACATCATCTTCAGTGCCTCCTTACAAAGGGGAACGTCTCTGTCGATGAGAGTATCATTTGCGCGGTCGTGATGCTCATTCACTTTGAAACCTGGGCTGGCACGAGCCAAAAAGCCTGGCTTCGTCATCTCAAGGGCGCGGCAATGTTGCTTCAGGTGGCAGGGCCGGAGAGTTGTCGTGATGGCTTCATGCATCAAATATTCAGTCATCTACGGTTCCAGATGGCAAGTATCCCCCATTGCAACTACATCAGAGAGGCTAACCGCTACCAGTTTGTCGCCGCCATGACTGAAAACGAAGTGCCTGTCTTTGCATCACAAGACTGGATGACAATCCCTTTTCAAGTCTATCCAAAACTCATCTTTGACCAGCTCATTGATGTTCTATTCAATCTTCTCAAATGCCTTTCGGTTGCAGACCAACTCATCAAATCCGACTCGGGCGGTGACCTAAGGTCGACCCTCGATGCCCTCATCCGAGATAGCATGCTCCAAGCCTCCCAGTGGTGGTCAGGGTGCATAGAGAACAACCCTTTTGGACAAATATCACCGAAGCAAGGGTGTGGCCCAGGCGAAGGTCAGCTACTGCTGACGCACACATCGGTTCCAGCCGCAGCCTTGTGCTCTCTTTATGAGACGGCAAACCTCGTCACTTTCCGTCTGTTGCATCTCGTGTCCCCTTTAGCATCTTCACAGGATGATCTGTGTGCCAGGCAGCACGCACAGTCCATACTCTCGGCGAGTCATTTCATCGATGAAATGTCTGGCCCTGCACCAGATCGTGGGTCTATCATGATAACGTTGCAGCTAAAGGTTGTCAGTTTATGGAGCCCGTCATCCGAGCAGAGAAATATGGCGCTTGACTTGCTTCAAAGGGAAAAGCATCAGGGTGGAGGGCTCTCGGATATCTCAGCTGTCTCCCACGAGTACTTTGCTGACGTGGCGGCTTACATTCTTCAACACTACCCTAGCGACTGA
- a CDS encoding FAD-binding-3 domain-containing protein, which translates to MRIVIIGAGISGCAVYLQLRKHLKGDPHITIYEAYDTARDTTAESREQGPTHSSTLIVGGGLAIAPNGLGVLRRLDDDLLRNITRNGYVTSHSNLKDKNGNVLMRMEPGLVSDMYSVACSRHSLWRCLRDRIPDDHIVNKRVLGVTANSEGKNIVRFVDGSDPVEADLVIGADGVRSIAKEALFPDVKENPYPPNYEGLVGIGGFVPADDVRESVGKGSINFVFGGSGFFGYFFSDSSPSDAERDSPSHVCEPGDSLAWWSTYEIKECPDPKSLDMDDVMRQLRERHDQWKDPVVQSVLKSAHIQNMYPTWTSPELPTWERHGVVLLGDAAHALPPTSGQGASQALEDCEAFTLFLAHHLSDRSEQDDSSNDASLKQAVNKAAKQYMDLRQPRVRQILKAAQKMQNSKRTMGVIQEYAMYTFMKVIGLFPSLATKPTRTVIEYNVAEEVARVLGVEN; encoded by the exons ATGAGAATCGTCATTATCGGGGCTGGCATCAGCGGATGCGCTGTGTATCTTCAGCTTAGGAAACACCTGAAAGGAGATCCACACATCACCATTTACGAAGCATACGATACTGCCCGAGACACCACTGCAGAGAGCCGCGAACAAGGCCCAACGCACTCATCAACCCTCATTGTCGGGGGTGGACTTGCCATAGCGCCAAATGGACTCGGTGTCCTGCGCCGCCTAGATGATGACCTCCTCCGAAACATCACGCGAAACGGCTACGTTACATCCCATTCCAATTTGAAGGATAAGAACGGCAATGTGCTCATGCGCATGGAGCCCGGCCTTGTGTCGGATATGTACTCGGTCGCATGCAGTCGCCATTCGCTCTGGAGGTGCCTTCGCGATCGCATTCCAGATGATCACATCGTCAACAAACGGGTGTTGGGTGTGACTGCCAATTCGGAAGGGAAGAATATTGTCCGCTTTGTCGATGGCAGCGACCCTGTTGAAGCCGACCTCGTCATTGGAGCTGACGGCGTCCGATCCATTGCCAAAGAGGCTCTCTTCCCAGATGTCAAAGAGAATCCGTACCCCCCGAACTATGA GGGCCTTGTTGGCATCGGAGGTTTTGTCCCGGCCGACGATGTCAGGGAAAGTGTCGGCAAAGGATCCATCAACTTTGTGTTCGGCGGCAGTGGGTTTTTTGGCTACTTCTTCTCTGACAGTTCTCCATCTGACGCGGAACGTGACTCCCCTTCTCATGTATGCGAGCCGGGTGATTCCCTTGCCTGGTGGTCAACCTACGAGATCAAGGAATGCCCTGATCCCAAGTCTCTGGACATGGATGACGTTATGCGTCAGTTGCGTGAAAGGCATGACCAGTGGAAGGATCCAGTGGTCCAAAGCGTTCTCAAGTCCGCTCACATTCAGAACATGTATCCAACCTGGACGTCACCGGAGCTTCCAACCTGGGAGCGCCACGGTGTTGTTTTACTGGGGGATGCTGCACATGCTCTCCCACCCACTTCAGGCCAGGGCGCATCCCAAGCGCTCGAAGACTGCGAGGCGTTTACGCTTTTCTTGGCCCATCACCTCAGTGATAGAAGTGAGCAGGACGACTCCTCGAACGATGCATCCCTCAAGCAAGCCGTCAACAAAGCAGCCAAACAATACATGGACCTCCGTCAACCTCGGGTTAGACAAATTCTCAAAGCCGCACAGAAGATGCAAAACTCCAAGCGAACCATGGGTGTGATCCAAGAGTACGCAATGTACACGTTCATGAAGGTCATCG GCTTATTTCCTAGTCTTGCAACAAAGCCGACTCGGACGGTGATTGAGTACAACGTTGCCGAGGAAGTCGCTCGcgttcttggtgttgaaaacTGA
- a CDS encoding Aspartokinase, which yields METPDTGKHWLVQKYGGTSLGKLLDSITNHIIPSYYHDYNLAIVCSAISGSSKASGTTSLLIQCISHAEAGPAACGQLHECVDVILQNHTDILQTLSKSPDCVDSATGTYQSALATVQELCEDLRTFLLAAQTVRDLSPQTRDRIIALGEKLACIVLAAALTGRGIPAEAVMLDNVVEAVFGRSLLDQKSALSDLGGDFYRALSGEIAKRIHACGTKIPVLSGFFGIMPESLLKAVGRGYSDLCAAMCAVGVNAVELQIWKEVDGIFTADPRKVSSARLLSTVTPDEATELTYYGSEVIHPLTMDQIRHASIPLRLKNVFNPSGSGTVIYPSQALSPILAPVTPPPSDSEAGSSVSCPTASFMLQNGYHGAQQVRRRPTAVTVKDSIILVNIACNRNTKSYGLLSGVFERLEELGVNVDLVSTSERNVSVAFQATDESEIISHRLRTELEKCGKASQVIVTKDMAIVSVIGHKMRNKVGVASEILSTLAAAKINIYLVSQGASEINVSLVVRSDDANLALNTIHDQVLKIPSHQEQEHDLIKGMTIYLTCLEVQY from the exons ATGGAGACCCCAGACACTGGAAAACACTGGCTGGTGCAAAAATACGGAGGAACCAGCTTGGGCAAGCTTCTTGATTCTATCACCAATCATATCATCCCCTCTTACTACCACGACTATAACCTTGCTATTGTCTGCTCCGCTATCTCCGGCTCTTCCAAAGCAAGCGGTACTACGAGTCTGTTGATCCAGTGCATCTCACATGCTGAGGCTGGGCCTGCTGCTTGCGGTCAGTTGCACGAATGCGTCGATGTCATTCTCCAAAATCACACCGATATTCTTCAAACCCTTTCCAAAAGCCCAGACTGTGTTGATTCAGCCACTGGTACCTACCAATCCGCCCTGGCCACTGTCCAAGAGCTGTGCGAGGACCTACGCACGTTTCTCCTCGCAGCACAGACGGTCAGGGACTTGTCGCCCCAGACACGAGACCGCATCATTGCTCTGGGAGAGAAGCTGGCATGCATCGTTCTGGCTGCTGCACTCACCGGAAGAGGCATACCTGCCGAGGCTGTTATGCTGGATAACGTCGTGGAGGCTGTGTTCGGGAGAAGCCTGTTGGATCAAAAGTCAGCCCTCAGCGACCTCGGCGGTGACTTTTACCGCGCCCTTTCCGGCGAGATTGCAAAAAGAATCCACGCATGCGGCACCAAGATACCCGTTTTGAGCGGCTTCTTCGGCATCATGCCTGAGTCTCTTCTCAAAGCAGTGGGCAGAGGCTACTCGGATCTTTGCGCCGCCATGTGCGCTGTCGGCGTAAACGCGGTCGAGCTACAGATTTGGAAAGAGGTGGATGGAATCTTCACAGCAGATCCTCGCAAGGTATCTTCTGCGAGACTGCTCTCGACTGTCACCCCGGACGAGGCCACCGAATTGACGTACTACGGCAGTGAGGTCATCCACCCGCTCACGATGGACCAGATACGGCATGCCAGCATCCCCCTGAGACTCAAGAACGTGTTCAATCCCTCAGGGTCTGGAACTGTCATCTATCCTTCGCAAGCACTCTCGCCGATTCTTGCACCAGTGACCCCTCCTCCATCGGACAGCGAAGCCGGCAGCAGTGTCTCTTGTCCCACCGCGAGCTTCATGCTCCAGAATGGATATCATGGAGCACAGCAAGTACGCCGCCGACCTACTGCTGTCACCGTCAAGGATTCTATAATCTTGGTCAACATTGCTTGCAATAGGAACACTAAGTCCTATGGGTTGCTGTCTGGAGTATTTGAGCGACTTGAGGAGTTGGGTGTTAATGTCGACCTTGTCTCAACGAGCGAGAGGAATGTGAGCGTGGCGTTCCAGGCAACTGATGAGAGCGAAATTATCTCCCATCGCCTAAGAACAGAGCTGGAGAAATGTGGCAAGGCAAGTCAA GTCATCGTCACAAAAGACATGGCCATTGTTTCTGTCATTGGGCACAAGATGCGAAATAAAGTCGGTGTTGCCAGTGAAATTTTGTCAACCCTGGCTGCCGCAAAGATCAACATCTATCTGGTCAGCCAGGGCGCAAGCGAGATCAATGTGTC ATTGGTGGTACGGTCTGATGATGCCAATCTCGCATTGAACACCATACATGATCAAGTATTGAAGATTCCGTCGCATCAAGAGCAAGAGCATGACTTAATCAAAGGTATGACCATTTACCTGACCTGCTTGGAGGTACAATATTGA
- a CDS encoding AB hydrolase-1 domain-containing protein, with protein MASKAILLDSNPQTNNYYAKLINDQKYALIPRLELETGQSLNNCPIAYQTWGSVNKDGDNTLVVCHALTGSSDVSDWWNPLIGPGKALDPRYYFIFCGNVLGSPYGSASPVTINPATGRCYGTDFPSTTIRDDVHAHKLVLDALGVRQIAAVIGGSMGGMATLEWPLCTPQGYVRNIVPIATAADHSAWGISWAETQRQCIYADPKFKDGHYEPVPESQPSAGLAAARMIAMLTYRSCTSFDSRFGRKLQRHTKSTATNQLDIDKSRKPVGDYQHKEHVAIKGRKDKIAFSAQGYLHYQGEKFIKRFDANCFLHLSNKMDSHDVTRNRTTKLDTGALKEVLGNIPPGALVVSVESDALFVPEQQEKLAACLPEASLEILESSDGHDGFLLEFEQLDRLIQLKLRTALPHLYSSVASWDFASVPQSTKNNIGTEKSLVGETDGWW; from the exons ATGGCTTCGAAAGCTATCT TGCTCGACAGCAACCCACAAACCAACAACTACTatgccaagctcatcaacgaTCAAAAATATGCCCTGATTCCTCGCCTCGAACTCGAAACTGGCCAAAGTCTGAACAACTGCCCGATCGCATACCAAACCTGGGGATCGGTCAACAAAGACGGCGACAATACTTTGGTTGTCTGCCATGCCTTGACTGGCAGCAGCGATGTCTCTGACTGGTGGAATCCACTCATCGGGCCTGGAAAGGCTCTTGATCCACGATACTACTTCATCTTTTGCGGCAATGTTCTTGGATCCCCTTACGGAAGTGCATCGCCTGTCACCATCAACCCTGCCACAGGTCGATGCTATGGCACCGATTTCCCATCAACAACGATACGGGATGACGTACATGCCCACAAGCTCGTCCTAGATGCCTTAGGTGTTCGTCAGATAGCAGCCGTTATTGGAGGCTCTATGGGAGGCATGGCGACTCTAGAGTGGCCATTATGTACGCCACAGGGATACGTCCGGAACATCGTACCTATTGCGACTGCAGCTGATCACTCTGCTTGGGGGATATCTTGGGCAGAGACCCAGCGGCAATGCATCTACGCGGACCCCAAGTTCAAAGATGGACACTATGAACCCGTCCCAGAGAGTCAGCCGTCCGCGGGATTGGCCGCGGCTCGGATGATTGCCATGCTGACATATCGGTCCTGTACCAGCTTCGACAGCCGTTTTGGACGCAAGCTTCAGAGACACACCAAGTCAACAGCTACGAATCAACTGGACATAGACAAGTCCAGAAAGCCCGTTGGTGACTATCAGCACAAAGAACATGTTGCGATCAAGGGAAGAAAGGACAAGATAGCCTTTTCAGCACAGGGCTACCTCCACTATCAAGGTGAAAAGTTCATCAAAAGATTCGACGCCAACTGTTTCTTGCATCTGTCCAACAAGATGGATTCCCATGATGTCACCCGGAACCGAACCACGAAACTGGACACTGGTGCTTTGAAGGAGGTGCTCGGAAACATACCACCTGGAGCACTGGTCGTCAGCGTTGAGTCAGACGCGCTCTTCGTACCAGAACAGCAAGAGAAGCTCGCTGCCTGTCTTCCAGAGGCGTCACTTGAGATCCTCGAATCATCAGATGGCCACGATGGATTTCTTTTGGAGTTTGAACAGCTTGACCGCCTCATCCAGCTCAAATTAAGAACAGCCTTGCCTCATCTCTACTCATCTGTAGCATCGTGGGACTTCGCGTCAGTGCCGCAAAGCACTAAAAACAACATTGGAACTGAGAAAAGTCTGGTGGGGGAAACAGATGGATGGTGGTAG